The Doryrhamphus excisus isolate RoL2022-K1 chromosome 18, RoL_Dexc_1.0, whole genome shotgun sequence genome contains a region encoding:
- the cnbpb gene encoding CCHC-type zinc finger, nucleic acid binding protein b codes for MSNTECFGCGRSGHSVKNCPNTSRVRGKGRSRGKDVCCYRCGEPGHLARDCERTEDACYNCGRCGHISRDCKEPEEREQLCYNCSEAGHMARDCSHAYEQKCYSCGGFGHIQKLCDKVKCYRWGEIGHVAMHCNTTSERNCSNCDKSGHLASECTAEASA; via the exons ATGAGTAACACGGAGTGTTTCGGGTGCGGTCGCAGTGGCCACAGCGTCAAAAACTGTCCCAACACCAGCCGAGTTCGAGGAAAAGGTCGCAGCAGAGGCAAAG atgtctGCTGCTATCGCTGCGGAGAACCAGGACACTTGGCCAGAGACTGTGAAAGGACAGAGGACG CCTGTTACAACTGCGGCAGGTGTGGTCACATCTCCAGAGACTGCAAGGAGCCCGAGGAGCGCGAGCAGCTGTGCTACAACTGCAGCGAGGCAGGTCACATGGCACGCGACTGTAGCCACGCTTATGAGCAGAAGTGCTACTCCTGCGGCGGCTTTGGACACATCCAGAAGCTGTGCGACAAGGTCAAATGCTACAG ATGGGGTGAGATCGGACACGTGGCCATGCACTGCAACACAACATCGGAGCGTAACTGCTCCAACTGTGACAAGTCGGGTCACCTGGCCAGTGAATGCACCGCTGAGGCCTCAGCTTAG
- the isy1 gene encoding pre-mRNA-splicing factor ISY1 homolog — protein MARNAEKAMTALARFRQAQLEEGKVKERRPFLASECSDLPKAEKWRRQIISEISKKVSQIQNAGLGEFKIRDLNDEINKLLREKGHWEFRIRELGGSDYVRFGPRMLDHEGREVPGNRGYKYFGAARDLPGVRELFEKDPAPDLRKTRGELMKDVDAEYYGYRDEDDGVLLPLEMQYEKQAVTEAVQKWRADCHLPGDKHQEEEEESIYTVHNEEPDEDGWQAEEMDEEEGGVAFFAHVPVPSQKEVEEALVRRKKMELLQRYASESLQAQSQEARTLLGL, from the exons ATG GCGCGAAATGCTGAAAAAGCCAT GACCGCCTTGGCCCGTTTCCGCCAGGCTCAGCTGGAGGAGGGAAAAGTCAAG GAGAGGAGACCCTTCCTGGCGTCTGAGTGCAGTGATCTTCCTAAGGCTGAAAAATGGAGGAGACAG atCATCAGTGAGATCTCCAAAAAAGTGTCTCAGATTCAAAATG CTGGTCTGGGTGAGTTCAAGATTCGGGATCTGAACGACGAGATCAACAAGCTTCTGAGAGAAAAAGGTCACTGGGAATTTCGGATTCGAGAGCTTGGAGGATCCGACTATGTT CGCTTTGGGCCCAGGATGTTGGACCACGAAGGGAGGGAGGTTCCCGGGAATCGCGGCTATAAATATTTCGGAGCAGCCAGGGATTTGCCAGGCGTCCGAGAGCTGTTTGAGAAGGACC CCGCTCCGGATCTCCGCAAGACCAGAGGGGAGCTGATGAAGGATGTGGATGCCGAGTATTACGGCTACAGAGACGAAGATGATGGCGTCCTGCTTCCTCTGGAAATGCAGTACGAGAAACAAG CTGTGACGGAAGCAGTGCAGAAGTGGAGAGCAGACTGTCACCTTCCAGGAGACAAACatcaagaggaagaagaggagagcATCTACACTGTCCACAACGAAGAG CCCGATGAGGATGGGTGGCAGGCAGAGGAGATGGACGAAGAGGAAGGTGGAGTCGCGTTCTTCGCACACGTGCCGGTCCCCTCGCAGAAAGAG GTGGAGGAGGCGCTGGTGAGAAGAAAGAAGATGGAGCTGCTGCAGCGTTACGCCAGTGAGAGTCTACAAGCTCAGAGTCAGGAAGCACGAACTCTGCTGGGactttaa
- the zgc:77375 gene encoding haloacid dehalogenase-like hydrolase domain-containing 5 isoform X1: protein MWCGRLQRALRSSSRCAASGQQAGLLFDVDGVLVRGGSLIPAARRAFRKLLDQNKNFLFPVVFVTNAGSCQRQQKARQLSRLLDVQIAPEQVILSYSPLQMLRSFHDKCVLVSGQGPVRDIANTLGFQKVVSMEQLREHHPLLDMVDHNRRPKPSANPLQKLPRIEAVVLFGEPVRWETNLQLLVDVLLTNGDPGSAYETQLSAQLPVLACNVDLVWMAEAPSPRFGHGMFMLCLESAYKKLTGRELQYQALLGKPGLLTYQYAEHVLRLQNQNRNLTTIYAIGDNVMTDVYGANHYHRYLAQQHTAMTPPARMIAQRAGLQLKMAVEEELPSAAAQCRSILVCTGVYSPAPDKESCRFSQPVFHAHRDMVVEAELAEPNYVVEDVEAAVDLVLQLQSSAT from the exons ATGTGGTGCGGACGTCTGCAGAGGGCACTTCGCTCTTCCTCTCGCTGCGCCGCCAGCGGACAG CAGGCGGGCCTCCTCTTTGACGTGGACGGCGTTCTGGTCCGTGGAGGTTCTCTGATCCCGGCGGCTCGACGAGCCTTCAGAAAGCTCCTGGACCAGAACAAGAACTTCCTGTTTCCCGTGGTGTTTGTCACCAATGCAGGAAGCTGTCAGAGACAACAGAAGGCACGGCAGCTGTCCCGCCTGCTGGACGTCCAG ATCGCCCCAGAGCAAGTCATCCTGTCCTACAGTCCCTTGCAAATGTTGAGGAGCTTCCATGATAAGTGTGTCCTGGTTTCTGGACAAGGACCAGTCCGAGACATCGCCAATAC ATTGGGTTTTCAGAAGGTCGTCAGCATGGAGCAGCTCAGAGAACATCACCCCCTGCTGGACATGGTGGACCACAACAGGAGACCCAAACCATCA gcCAATCCTCTGCAGAAGTTGCCCCGAATTGAAG CCGTGGTCCTGTTTGGTGAGCCCGTCCGATGGGAGACCAACCTGCAGCTGCTCGTGGATGTCCTGCTGACCAATGGAGATCCTGGTTCGGCTTACGAGACGCAGCTGTCGGCACAACTGCCGGTGCTGGCGTGCAACGTGGACCTGGTGTGGATGGCTGAAGCTCCATCTCCACG GTTCGGTCACGGAATGTTCATGCTATGTCTGGAATCTGCGTACAAAAAGCTGACGGGTCGAGAGCTGCAGTACCAGGCGCTACTGGGAAAACCCGGTTTGCTAACGTATCAATATGCCGAACACGTATTAAGACTGCAGAACCAGAACCGCAACTTGACTACCATCTACGCCATTGG TGACAACGTCATGACTGATGTTTACGGCGCCAACCATTACCATCGCTACCTGGCTCAGCAGCACACCGCCATGACGCCACCCGCCAGAATGATTGCCCAAAGAGCGGGACTCCAGCTGAAGATGGCCGTGGAGGAGGAGCTGCCATCTGCTGCAGCTCAGTGTCGCTCCATATTG GTGTGCACAGGTGTCTATAGCCCCGCCCCTGACAAGGAGAGCTGCCGCTTCAGCCAGCCCGTATTCCATGCTCACAGGGACATGGTCGTGGAAGCGGAGCTAGCGGAGCCGAACTATGTGGTGGAAGACGTGGAAGCCGCCGTCGACCTGGTGCTTCAGCTGCAGAGCTCCGCAACCTGa
- the zgc:77375 gene encoding haloacid dehalogenase-like hydrolase domain-containing 5 isoform X2: MWCGRLQRALRSSSRCAASGQAGLLFDVDGVLVRGGSLIPAARRAFRKLLDQNKNFLFPVVFVTNAGSCQRQQKARQLSRLLDVQIAPEQVILSYSPLQMLRSFHDKCVLVSGQGPVRDIANTLGFQKVVSMEQLREHHPLLDMVDHNRRPKPSANPLQKLPRIEAVVLFGEPVRWETNLQLLVDVLLTNGDPGSAYETQLSAQLPVLACNVDLVWMAEAPSPRFGHGMFMLCLESAYKKLTGRELQYQALLGKPGLLTYQYAEHVLRLQNQNRNLTTIYAIGDNVMTDVYGANHYHRYLAQQHTAMTPPARMIAQRAGLQLKMAVEEELPSAAAQCRSILVCTGVYSPAPDKESCRFSQPVFHAHRDMVVEAELAEPNYVVEDVEAAVDLVLQLQSSAT; this comes from the exons ATGTGGTGCGGACGTCTGCAGAGGGCACTTCGCTCTTCCTCTCGCTGCGCCGCCAGCGGACAG GCGGGCCTCCTCTTTGACGTGGACGGCGTTCTGGTCCGTGGAGGTTCTCTGATCCCGGCGGCTCGACGAGCCTTCAGAAAGCTCCTGGACCAGAACAAGAACTTCCTGTTTCCCGTGGTGTTTGTCACCAATGCAGGAAGCTGTCAGAGACAACAGAAGGCACGGCAGCTGTCCCGCCTGCTGGACGTCCAG ATCGCCCCAGAGCAAGTCATCCTGTCCTACAGTCCCTTGCAAATGTTGAGGAGCTTCCATGATAAGTGTGTCCTGGTTTCTGGACAAGGACCAGTCCGAGACATCGCCAATAC ATTGGGTTTTCAGAAGGTCGTCAGCATGGAGCAGCTCAGAGAACATCACCCCCTGCTGGACATGGTGGACCACAACAGGAGACCCAAACCATCA gcCAATCCTCTGCAGAAGTTGCCCCGAATTGAAG CCGTGGTCCTGTTTGGTGAGCCCGTCCGATGGGAGACCAACCTGCAGCTGCTCGTGGATGTCCTGCTGACCAATGGAGATCCTGGTTCGGCTTACGAGACGCAGCTGTCGGCACAACTGCCGGTGCTGGCGTGCAACGTGGACCTGGTGTGGATGGCTGAAGCTCCATCTCCACG GTTCGGTCACGGAATGTTCATGCTATGTCTGGAATCTGCGTACAAAAAGCTGACGGGTCGAGAGCTGCAGTACCAGGCGCTACTGGGAAAACCCGGTTTGCTAACGTATCAATATGCCGAACACGTATTAAGACTGCAGAACCAGAACCGCAACTTGACTACCATCTACGCCATTGG TGACAACGTCATGACTGATGTTTACGGCGCCAACCATTACCATCGCTACCTGGCTCAGCAGCACACCGCCATGACGCCACCCGCCAGAATGATTGCCCAAAGAGCGGGACTCCAGCTGAAGATGGCCGTGGAGGAGGAGCTGCCATCTGCTGCAGCTCAGTGTCGCTCCATATTG GTGTGCACAGGTGTCTATAGCCCCGCCCCTGACAAGGAGAGCTGCCGCTTCAGCCAGCCCGTATTCCATGCTCACAGGGACATGGTCGTGGAAGCGGAGCTAGCGGAGCCGAACTATGTGGTGGAAGACGTGGAAGCCGCCGTCGACCTGGTGCTTCAGCTGCAGAGCTCCGCAACCTGa
- the pcif1 gene encoding mRNA (2'-O-methyladenosine-N(6)-)-methyltransferase yields the protein MSNDSQGSVKGEAAIVHSPTVSASSQGPPLSPTTSKPPELPDELIQAGWSKCWSRRENRPYYFNRFTNQSLWEVPVLGQHDVISDPLGLNAAPAEGGDSNVGNGQRKRRSSDEQAGGPNSLKRAKVEPTTPISPSTPGAKPWSTAPDEKQTPSATPTTPNPAPAPYRPAIIYWDLDIQTNAVIREHPPANHLPPHPEVELQRAQLVTKLRQHYHELCHQREGIDPPRESFNRWLLERKVIDKGLDPLLPSDCEPVISPSMFREVMNDIPIRLSRIKYKEEARKLLFKYAEAAKKMIDSRNASPESRKVVKWNAEDTMSWLRRDHSASKEDYMDRLEHLRQQCGPHVAAVAKDSVEGICSKIYQLSSEYSRRLRQTHLSVLQDPPTEVCTSPSQSRLVYCYPLRLAQPSPPLPRVELHFENDVACLRFRGEMVKVNRGHFSKLELLYRYSCIDDSRFEKFLSRVWCLLKRYQVMFGSTANEGTGLQGALPMSVFEALNRQFGVSFECFASPLNCYFKQFCSAFPDTDCYFGSRGPFLSFCPVSGSFEANPPFCEELMDAMVTHFEDLLDQSTEPLSFIVFVPEWRDPVTPALSRMEGSRFIRHQLSVPAYEHEYRSGSQHICKREEMYYRAVHGTAVLFLQNDAGFAKWGPTPERLAELTAAYRPSSSRTSSLSSPGPAHTTAGDRDSAPKPADRMQSTLISPGSHDNNNNSSRSSSPQDKMAAV from the exons ATGTCCAATGACAGCCAGGGATCGGTGAAGGGGGAGGCGGCCATTGTGCATTCTCCCACTGTCTCCGCCTCCTCACAGGGACCGCCCCTTTCTCCTACAACCTCAAAACCACCTGAGCTGCCAG ATGAGCTCATTCAAGCCGGCTGGTCCAAGTGCTGGTCTCGGCGGGAGAACCGGCCGTATTATTTCAACAGGTTCACCAATCAGAGCTTGTGGGAGGTGCCAGTGTTGGGTCAGCATGATGTCATT TCTGATCCGTTAGGCCTGAACGCAGCACCTGCAGAGGGCGGAGACAGTAATGTAGGTAATGGCCAGAGGAAGAGGCGGAGCTCTGACGAGCAAGCGGGGGGTCCTAACAGCTTGAAACGGGCCAAG GTTGAGCCCACCACGCCCATCTCTCCCAGCACCCCGGGTGCCAAACCCTGGAGCACCGCTCCTGATGAGAAACAAACCCCATCAGCCACTCCAACGACCCCGAACCCAGCCCCTGCTCCCTACAGACCAGCGAT TATCTACTGGGATCTGGACATCCAGACCAACGCTGTGATCCGAGAACATCCtcctgctaaccacttgcccccCCACCCTGAGGTGGAGCTGCAGAGGGCTCAGCTGGTCACCAAGCTGAGGCAACACTATCACGAGCTGTGCCACCAGAGAGAAg gTATTGACCCACCCCGGGAGTCGTTTAACCGTTGGCTGCTGGAGAGGAAGGTCATTGATAAAGGTCTTGACCCCTTGTTGCCGAGTGACTGTGAACCCGTCATATCGCCGTCCATGTTCAGAGAGGTCATGAACGACATTCCCATCAG GTTGTCTCGTATCAAGTACAAGGAAGAGGCCAGGAAGTTGCTGTTTAAATACGCTGAAGCTGCCAAGAAGATGATCGACTCCAG GAATGCCAGTCCTGAGAGCAGGAAGGTGGTGAAGTGGAACGCAGAAGACACTATGAGTTGGCTGCGCCGGGATCACTCTGCAAGCAAAGAGGACTACATG GACCGCCTGGAGCACCTGAGGCAGCAGTGTGGTCCTCACGTGGCTGCCGTTGCCAAAGACTCTGTGGAGGGAATCTGCTCCAAAATCTACCAACTGTCCTCAGAGTACAGTCGTCGTCTGAGACAAACACACCTTAGTGTACTGCAGGACCCGCCCACag AGGTGTGCACATCGCCGTCACAGTCTCGCTTGGTCTACTGTTACCCACTACGCCTGGCGCAGCCGTCGCCGCCACTACCGCGCGTGGAGTTGCATTTTGAGAACGATGTGGCGTGCCTGCGCTTCAGAGGAGAGATGGTCAAGGTGAACAGAGGTCACTTCAGCAAACTG GAGTTGTTGTACAGGTACAGCTGCATCGATGACTCTCGCTTTGAGAAGTTCCTGTCCAGAGTGTGGTGCCTCCTCAAGAGATACCAG gTGATGTTTGGCAGCACGGCGAATGAAGGCACAGGCCTGCAGGGGGCGCTGCCAATGTCTGTCTTTGAGGCCTTGAATCGACAGTTTGGCGTTTCCTTTGAGTGCTTCGCCTCGCCGCTCAACTGCTACTTCAAACAGTTCTGCTCCGCCTTCCCCGACACCGATTGCTACTTCGGATCTCGAGG gccttttctgtctttctgtccagTCAGCGGCTCCTTTGAAGCCAACCCGCCCTTCTGTGAAGAGCTGATGGACGCCATGGTGACCCACTTTGAG GACCTTTTGGACCAGTCCACTGAGCCGCTGTCCTTCATTGTCTTTGTCCCTGAATGGCGCGACCCTGTGACCCCGGCCCTGAGTCGCATGGAGGGAAGCCGATTCATCCGTCATCAACTGAGCGTCCCGGCCTATGAGCACGAGTATCGCTCTGGGAGTCAGCACATCTGCAAGAG GGAGGAGATGTACTACAGAGCGGTCCACGGTACTGCAGTACTCTTCCTCCAGAACGACGCCGGTTTTGCCAAGTGGGGCCCGACACCAGAGCGCCTGGCAGAGCTGACGGCGGCGTACCGCCCCTCTTCCTCACGCACCTCCTCCTTGTCCTCCCCTGGGCCCGCCCACACAACCGCAGGCGACAGAGACTCTGCCCCCAAGCCTGCCGACAGGATGCAAAGCACGTTGATCTCGCCAGGTagccatgacaacaacaacaacagcagccgCAGCAGCAGTCCACAAGACAAGATGGCTGCCGTGTAA